Proteins encoded together in one Felis catus isolate Fca126 chromosome B3, F.catus_Fca126_mat1.0, whole genome shotgun sequence window:
- the GPR132 gene encoding probable G-protein coupled receptor 132 encodes MPGNDTLASGPVSATPFPGTGPCNVSFEDSRAVLVVAYSLVCLLGFPANCLTAWLTLLQARQGNVLAVYLFCLALCELLYIGTLPLWVVYIQNQHRWTLGPWACKVTAYIFFCNLYVSILFLCCVSCDRFAAVVYALETRGRRHQRTAFLISASVFLVVGLIHYPVFEMEDRDTCFETLPTNTRVASYCYSRFAVGFAVPLSVIAFTNQRIFRSIKLSTGLSAAQKAKAKRLAIAVVVIFLVCFAPYHLALLVKAAAFSYYRGDPGSMCAFEANLYTTSAVFLCLSTANGVADPIIYVLATGHSWQEVSRIHREWRKCSTRTDVVKLTCSKDSEEAPLPTTLTNGHTIPRIVESPEPQPRAWGSPCTLERLGEESC; translated from the exons ATGCCAG GGAACGACACCCTAGCGAGCGGCCCTGTCTCGGCGACCCCGTTTCCCGGCACGGGCCCCTGTAACGTGTCCTTCGAGGACAGCAGAGCGGTCCTGGTGGTGGCGTACAGCCTCGTGTGCCTGCTGGGCTTCCCGGCCAACTGCCTGACGGCGTGGCTGACGCTGCTGCAGGCGCGGCAGGGCAACGTGCTGGCGGTCTACCTGTTCTGCCTGGCGCTGTGCGAGCTGCTCTACATCGGCACCCTGCCCCTCTGGGTCGTCTACATCCAGAACCAGCACCGCTGGACCCTGGGCCCGTGGGCCTGCAAGGTGACGGCCTACATCTTCTTCTGCAACCTGTACGTCAGCATCCTCTTCCTGTGCTGCGTCTCCTGCGACCGCTTCGCGGCGGTGGTGTATGCCCTGGAGACCCGAGGCCGCCGCCACCAGAGGACCGCCTTCCTCATCTCGGCGTCCGTCTTCCTCGTCGTCGGCCTCATCCACTACCCGGTGTTTGAGATGGAAGACAGGGACACCTGCTTCGAGACGCTGCCCACCAACACCAGGGTCGCCAGCTACTGCTACTCCCGCTTCGCCGTGGGGTTCGCCGTCCCTCTCTCCGTCATCGCGTTCACCAACCAGCGGATCTTCAGGAGCATCAAGCTGAGCACGGGCCTGAGCGCCGCCCAGAAGGCCAAGGCGAAGCGCCTGGCCATCGCGGTGGTGGTCATCTTCCTGGTCTGCTTCGCGCCCTACCACCTGGCGCTCCTCGTCAAGGCCGCCGCCTTTTCCTACTACAGGGGAGACCCGGGCTCCATGTGCGCCTTCGAAGCCAACCTGTACACGACCTCCGCGGTGTTCCTGTGCCTGTCCACGGCCAACGGCGTGGCCGACCCCATCATCTACGTGCTGGCCACGGGCCACTCGTGGCAAGAGGTGTCCAGGATCCACAGGGAATGGAGGAAGTGCTCCACGAGGACAGATGTTGTCAAGCTCACGTGTTCCAAGGACTCAGAGGAGGCGCCCCTGCCCACGACGCTCACTAACGGCCACACGATCCCCAGGATCGTCGAGTCCCCGGAGCCACAGCCGCGTGCGTGGGGCTCACCGTGCACCTTGGAGAGGCTGGGCGAAGAGTCCTGTTGA